Within Prinia subflava isolate CZ2003 ecotype Zambia chromosome 10, Cam_Psub_1.2, whole genome shotgun sequence, the genomic segment CATAAGAGAgatttatgcattttttaaatgaagggaGGACAACATTattgcaagaaaataattaaaatattggCATATAGTCCTGTGATCTGCATAAATGTTGCAATTAAATAGTTTCACAAAACTGACAGTCTACCTCATTCCACATCATATAGTGCCAACAACACATCTACCCACAATTGGCAGCTGTGTATTTGGCACTGATTTATAGAAAATTTCTCgtgttttgaaaaacaaaacacatagACTACcacacatttaaataaatttattagTTAGCAACTTCATGATCTGGTAAAGTAAgagttaaaattttaaagttatAGATTACAGATATAGACACTGCTTAAGAACAATTTTGCAGTTTCTACTATTCAACACTTCAAACTTCCTAAAATCTAACTTTAAAGCTAGAAAACCAATGGTAAAACAGTATGCTACAGTATTGCTCTAATTAAAACTATTAATTTCAAGTGCAACTCACAAATAGTGCCTGCCAAGATGCAAAACATTACCTGCCAAACGGAAAAGGCAAACGCAAGGTCATGAGCACTGACTAGTGTGTCATCATCCATCATTAAAACagctgaagggaggaaaaaaccagaaaaacttTGAACTGATCAAAAGGTTAAATCCATGAGCACAGTATGCAGCACAATacttgaaatataaaatataaaatttctgCAGCTATTAAGCTGAATTGCAATTCTTTGAAAGTAGATTGATAAAACATGATTAGATTTCAAAGCTAAAGCAAGGTTACAGATTTGTGGTAAGTGGAAGCAAAGCTAAGTTTTAGATTATTTGCCAGGCTGTTACAAACTTGTAGAAATAGGTGTTAGAAAACTTGGCAGTGTTTGGCAAAGCAACTTAAAATTCTACTAATCTTGTGTAAAGATACAACTAGAATAGAGTTAGATACTTTTCTTTAGCATATGAGACTTACTAGGGATTCTTGGTATAAAATTTTACTTATCTCACTACGTGAGCAAGTTAAATTGCTCAGGCAACATTCAGTATTATTAACTAGAGAAGGAAGACTCTCGGCCTTTAGACAAAAGACTACcaggaagcagaaaaggaaggattttCTTGGATCTGAACTGCAGATGCATTAAAACTTGTAAAATTTACAGCTAGCACAGATCTTACTACAGTAAGTTAAACACTTGGGAAATTAAAGTTTCCAGTGTCTTCCTAGAAATCATGTGTTTGGACTAGCAGGCATGATAGGGAAGGGGCAGTAAATACAATTACCTTTACTAATCATGAGTAAGGTCAGGTCTGTAATGCAacatatggggtttttttccacttgaaaCAAACAGCATTTATTGTTGTACACCTCCTAGAAAGAGCTTAGGAAGAATATTTAGATGAATACCCAAAAGACTGGGAAAGTACTCCTGAATAAAAAGAATGTGTAATTTGAGATAGCCAGACAGCTAGGGAGGGCAGTTGCTCAGAAGAGCAGAACATGCTTGAGAACTTGAGTCCATTCTTAAGAGGAATGGACTAAATCAAGTCTTTACCAGATGACTTAAGTCCAGATTAGTGCAGACACTCAACAAATACATGCATTATGAATTTCAGTTTATGCTACAGAAGGAAGAGAAGCTGAACTACCTATGTCTGCCTCACAAAGGAAATGGAGAACTGTTGCAAAAGACCTTGAAACGCATTTGacattcctctttcttttcctttactcTTCACGGACAGCCTGGTGGTGGTGTGCACCTGATATAACACAGGTTTTCTCTATACTAACCACACTGTATTAAGTGGTCCAAAAGAGCCATTGATTTATTACACAGTGCAACTCAACCACCTCTCTTTTAGCATTCAGATTTCAAGCATGAAAACAGTTTTAGTAATAGTGATATGAACTGCTGATTACCTTTTGTTTCCAGGTCAGGGAAATTCTGCAGTCTGTTTCTCATACGATTTACAGTTTGAACTTTAAAGAcaacagggacaggatgaggccCCAAGGAATTCCACATTTCCTCTGGTGTCTTCTCACCAATGTTGTTCCACACAACAATTACTTTATGTAGGTGAGGGATTGCTTGATAATGATTCAAAAGCTTTAGCAGTAAGTCAGTTCTATTGTATGTCTGCATGATAAGAGTGAATGAATCCAAGGCAGACTGACTCTGGGTTTTTGGTTCCCTTCTCGAATTGGGCAATTTGTCATCTTTGATAGTGGGAAGCAAAGCTGTTAAAGCACCTGCCACAAGAAGCAAGACGATGATCACCACAGAGGTGAAGCGCAGTAGGCGGATTCCCATAACTCTTCCTGGAAGCTTACAGAAGTGAAAACACCTTTAAAACAAGTAACAGGAAAGGAATTCATTAAACTCATGCACAGTTTTCTTATAAAAATGCACAGAACCACCATGAGGTGAGGCTGCATCAGCCCAGAGCAAGACAATCCTCTCCTTTGCCTGGTGCCCCAGGAGAGGgatgtccctcctgtccccagggcactgctggcttgtGTTCAGCTTGCCACTGagcaggacccccaggtccctttctgtggcactgctctgcagcctctccttccccagtgTCTCAGCACATCCACGGTTGCCCCATTCCAGGTGCAGAGTTTGGCACTTTGTTGCACTTCACAgggttttccttttctccttctttacTTGCAAGATTAGTATGAACTGAATAGATGAACATTCTAAGCTTGCTACTAACTCATCTATACATATTATTGTAATACCATTAATCATCTATGCATATTATTCATGTTAGTCTCTGAGTAATTTCTAGGTTTTCAGCAGGGAATTCTGATCAAATTCAGTGATCCAGGGCAGCCAAACAAGTACAATTTTTGAGAGAGGatctgtgtgggttttttacagaattttgagtccttttttttccaaagtgcaAATACCGTGCTTGAAAATATGgatgtaaattattttaatctaaaatgCCTCGCAACTTACCTCATTGTTGCCACGTAGGATTGTTTTCCAGCTGGTTTTTACAGGGCAGTTATTTGTGATCTTTGAATCTGCTGGGAATAAAAGAGAATCTATACTGGAGATCAGCAGTTATCCACATGCTACCCAGCATTCTTTTACAGGTAAAAGTTCCTCTCAATTATTGACTGATATATGCACTCATGGCAATTATCCCATTCCTTTTCCTATTGCTCAGTTGAATAATTATCTCTGCCTATCAATGAACACTCCAGAAAGAAGTCATTACACCAGatggttaaaaagaaaagaacagtcTGTTTCTCTGCTTGTAAAATTGCTGCTTTGTGCCAGTGCAGTGTCTCTATGTTCCATCCTTAAGTTCAGCTATGGAGATACAAGTAGGTCTCCAGAATCTGACAGCTGTTCCTTTGTTCAGCAGGCACCAGTAAAATACATATTTGGCTACCACAGTaatgcaaatgaaataaaattttatccAAATAATACTTTATTTTCTGGGTCATCCCCTTCACAAATATTATCAGTGGTATCAGAAGTTTAAGACACAGCATTTTGGTCTTCCCATGAGATTTGGCAGCTTGAAAAATATGAGTGCAAGCACATAAAAGAAGGATATGCAGGATGCAGGACAGCAATGTAAGAAAGCTGTGCTCCTAGGTTGTTGGAGatttttgttcctttaaaaCTGGCTGAACTACCAAAGAGTCGTTGATTTTGATTTGAAAATGGTACTATGAAAGCTTAGAGAACAAGAATTTATGAACTTGTTGAATAGTTGAACCTCTGTGAAATTCTGTAAGAGTAATTTGATATCAATTTGCTTCTTAAAACTGTGTGTATACCAATCTAAATATATCCACATATATAGGTCTTCCTAAATCTGAGATCCAATCTTACTATTATTTTGTGACAAGAGGTCACTGAAATGATTTCATTCAGAAGCTAATTGCTTGTTCTGGTTGCTTCATTTTATAGGAACAATCATGCCTGACTTCTAAAAATTATTAGCAGCAGTGGCAACACAGCACTTATGAGGTCCACTATATCCTCATTAAATGTGCTTTTGAAAAAATGAACTTCAGATCCTCTTTCAGCAATTTGCTACCTAATTGCAACACTTACCAGTGCTATTGTAATGATTAGTTAAACTTTAAAAGcatacttaaaagaaaaatataaatactgtTCGCTGTTTATGAGGTTTTGCTTGCCATAACTTCTAGTGTTTACATCAGGTGTAGTGATAGGCAATGATGATATTATGATATATTCTCAAAATATACGTCTattcagtttttttaaaataagcgTCATGGCACCTTTTAACAAGCAAATGCAGATAAGTTCTGCCAATTAAGTTATGAAATTGCAATGCCAGATTGacctcttttaaaaaatcatacaATAGTCCCTGCAGAGAACACGAAATTGACGATAATAAACCCCTACATCAAAGGCCAGTATTTTAATCCTCGTTCCAAGAAAAAGAGTTCTCGAATGGGGCCCCCTCCCTTGGCGGACAGCACCTCTGAACAGCACCCTGCAGTAGATGGGTGCAGCGAGGCAGCAGCACGGCACAGCAGGGTACAGCACGGCACAGCAGGGTACAGCACGGCACAGCAGGGTACAGCACGGCACAGCAGGGTACAGCACGGCACAGCAGGGTACAGCACGGCACAGCAGGGTACAGCTGCACCACGCAGCAGGGTACCGCACGGCGCACCATGGCACAGCAGGGTACAGTATGCACAGCACggcactgcagggcactgcagggcacagcaccgCGCAGCAGGGCACGTACCGCTCGCCGCCCCTCGCCCACAGCTTCGCTCACGTTCCGCAGGCGCCGCTATCGCCGCTTCCTCCGGCCGGGCGGTGCTTCCCCAGGGGTCAGCGGCAgcacggcagggcagggcggaGGAGGCAccggcccagccccgccgctcGGCCCCGCACAAGCCGCTCCGGTGACTCAGGGCCGGCCGTACGGGACGGCGGCAGCGCTACGGCGGCGCCGCCGTGCCGCGCTTCCTGCGGCGCGTCCCTGCTTCCTCCCGGCAGGCTGCGGGTTGTAGTCCAGGCTCCCGCGGCGGGCGGAGCGCTCCGGAGGCTCTGGGTGTCACACAGCGAGCGCGCTGCTCCGCCGCCCCCGCTCCGTGCCGAGCGCTGCCGCAACAGCCGCACCGGGAGCAGCCGGCATCGCAAGCGGGACGCGAGCGAGCGGCTGCCACGGCACGGAGCGGAGTTCACGGTCGGGACGCGTTCTGTTTCATtagcgggcggcgcggccccgcagccccggcccggcccccggcGCGCCCCTCAGCCCCGTGCCCGGCGGCGCAGGCGCGCTGGCGGCCGGAAGCGGCGTGTGGGCCGGCCGGGCagcgctcccgccccgcccgcccgtCCTGCCGGCCCGGcgcgccgcggccccgccgccggaAAGATGCTGCCCCTCTCCATCAAAGACGATGAGTACAAGCCGCCCAGGCTCAACCTGCTCAGGAAGGTGTCGGGCTGGTTCAGGTGAGTGGCCCAGGGCGGGCCGGACCGGGCGCTGCGGCGCCGCGGCCGAGCCCCCGCGGAGGGGCTGTGCCGGCTGGTGCCGAGGCGCCCGGGCCGCCCGGCGAGCGGGCCGGCCTCCTGGCGCTGTACCGGCGGCCGCTGACCCGCGGTGTGCTCCGTGCGCAGGTCTATCCTGGCGGACAAGACTTCCCGCaacctcttctccttcctctgtcTCAACCTCTCCTTCGCCTTCGTGGAGCTCCTCTACGGCATCTGGAGTAACAGGTaagcggggcgggggcgcggcggggcgaGCGCGGCCGCAGCGCGCAGGAAGCGGCGCGTCCCGCCCGGCCAGTGCCACGTCTGCTctcggcggggccgggcctCCCGGCCCGCCGGCCGGAGGAGCCGCTGGGCAGAGCCTTGGAGAGATTTCCCCGGCCGGGACCGCTCCCGTGGGCAGCGACCGGTGCCGCCGTCCCCTCTGCCGGGCTCCGGCGACGCGGGGGAGGCGCTCCGGCGGGGGCCGCGGCTCGGGCGTTGCGGAGGAATGCTTTGGAATTGCTGCTATGCTCGGTGCTTCGCTGAGGAGGAAGCCTGGCCTGGGCCCCATTTACGGGACTCGAGGGCTGTAGCTGCTGCTTGCTACAGAGGTCCTCTGTTGGAGAGTGTGGCTTCATCCGTAGCTTGATACCTGGATATCACTGCCTCAAACATCCTTGTCTCCAGGGAGAAACTGGGTTTGACACTCCTTGTATAGCTGAGTAGTACTTTGCATAGCACAAAAATTCACAAGAgtggaaaaaatggaagagaCTTGACTAAATTGCTACTGAAAAATATGTAGCAAAATAtaagaagaaatacagaatagCTTCAGTACTGGTGTACAGTATAAAGGTAGAGAACAAGCAATGGTACTAGTATTTCTGTAACGCTTCCTGAGTGATAGGGAAGTTGTTTTATCATGATATTTCAGTCTCTGTTAATAGGTCAGTTCAGAGTGCACTGGTGTGGAAATGTCATTTAAGTCCAGCAGTGTCCTTACCAAAAGCTGTAATATGGACACAAATTACTGGAGCTCTGAAAAGCCCTGAATGCAGTGATGTGGATTTGGAAAAGATTGCATCCTAATATTTGCCGTTTTGTTCTGAATCTCTCAAATAACACTATAAAATCCTCAACTTTGATTACAGTAATTGCTGCTGTGGCACCAGTGGGCATGCAGTGCTGTCATAGGCACAGACGATCTTGGCAGCACCCAGACTGTTTTgagtgtgtttggttttggctttgatGTTGATTCACTTTGCAGTTGTGTGAGGGTTATTGTATGCATAGTCTATTGgagtatggattttttttctaatagctCAGcagatgtaaatatttttcttagctGTTCTGATACAAAGAGCTTTGTGTTCATGTGACTTTGTTCTGTCGTCTGTCTTTTAAACATAACAAATTTTTTTGGTAGTGCGACTTTAAAAAGTCCTGTATATGAGATAACtaaactgaaaaatttaaatgacaCTTACAGAACTTTGTCACTGAAGAACATGGTGTACTGGAATTCAGGAGACACTTACTTTTGTTCATACTTGAGATTAAGAATTAGGATTTACTGCATAGCCattatattttgtttatatttcaaCTCACTAGTTTTGTGTATCTCCAAGTCTAGATTTTGGGCTAGAGCAAAACAGTGTCTTAGCAAGTACTTCTTTAGTCCAGAGGGGTAGCAGAGAATTTGATGAGGAATGTCTTCAGTGACCGCAGACAGGTCATGCCTTGGAAAAGCAAAGAAGGAACCCTATAGGGAGAGtcattttgtcattttgaaGACACAGTTCCATTGCTCCTCACATGAGAAACTCTCCTGAGCTTCTGTTTGCCATGTTGATTGTTTCCTGAGCTCACAAcagagtgttgtccaaatgtttcttgaactctgtcaggcttggagATGTGACTGCTTCTcttgggagcctgttccagtgttcagccaccctctgggtgaaaaaccttttcctaatgtcTAATCCAAACCTCCTCCAACTCAGCTTCATGCTGTTTCCTTGAGTTCTGTCACTGGTCACGAGTTTGCTGGCTGAGagcttgtttgcttgtttaagGCTGAGATTTGCTACATATGCACATTTGTTTGTTAAACTAAATCAGCTGTGGAGGTGTCTTTATTTAGACACTGTGTTTGAGTACAGGATTTCTACTAGTTTGTACTCTGGATGATGTGTTTGGTTCTGCAGGAGTTCTTGCCACATCCCATGGTGTTGGTGGTTCACTGTGTTGCTGGTTGTTGACTGGATCACTTGATTAGTAATAGCTTTGCACCCATTTTTTCTAAGGTCTTGTTGCTTTACAGGTCACTAAAAAAGCCTCAGATGTAATGAGATTGGTGTCTCACCAGGCTTCCTGCCATTTGTGCAGCTCAGTCACTTGTAGCTGTAGCTATGACACAGAGCACGGTTGTGCCACGAGGTGAATTGCATTGCAGATGCAGTCTGCTGACCCTGCTGATAAATCCACGTGCCTCTGGCCACCTGCAATTGTTAGCTTAGGGCttgaaagcagcacagctgcattGGTGTTGCACCTAAGGTAAGTCTTGCCTTAGTGAGGTTTGCAGGTGTGAGTACAGTGCCATGGTAACTTGCTGCATGATTTCTGGTTATAGAACTTGTATGGATTTTGTTAGAGTAGCAATCCTCATACACTTCTCTTTCCCAGAAGGTGCtatgaaaaacaagcaaacaaaagaaaactccaCCAAACACCTCAGAAAGCAGTAGCTCTCTCTGCTTAGCCATACTTATTCCTTCTATTTCATAATCGGTACATCTTACAGTTACTGTCACTAATTACCTTCTTCCTGAATGTTTGATGTGCTTtgtagtggggttttttccctcattaTATCTTCCTAACTGGTCAGAACCAAACCTAAAATAAGCTGTTTCCCTAAAGATATCATCTGGTTTTGAGGAGGGGTAAGATGTCACCAAAATCCTCCAAGAATTCAATAGTGAATTCTATTTTGCTGCTTCATAGGCATCCAGCCTATGGGTCTTGTTTTAAAGTTTGTTGAGAACAGCTTCATCTCTCCTGCTTTGGTGGCTACAGCACTAAGGACAATATACCATGCCATCATCCCCTGCCTTAAATGTTACAGTTGTGTGTATGTATAACTCTGTATGTGTCCATaaagtatatatataaatatatagagCAAGACACTTGGTCTTTACTCTCCTTCAAACCCACTTCTTCCACTGTTGAGTGTTTCATCTGAAACACTTAAGATTAATCTTGTAATTGTTTTCAGTAAGGCTGAAATGGTTTGTCTTTTCAATTGAAATGGTTGGAACTTTGGCTAATGAACCTTTGTGTTTGAGTTCAAGCTGAATATGTGTCTATCCTCGCTCTAGAACTTGTTAAACCAGTAATTGCTTCTTGTGCTTCAGTTTCCAAGAACTGACTTGTACATATAATTATTCTTAGATAACCAAAGAACTGGGAAAATTGAACTTTTGGTATTGTTCCTTAGCAATTGTTCAACAGTACCTCTCTATCAAATGTCTTTTAAATtatgaagcatttttttctgtttcaatgtATGCACTTCCCTGCAGACTTACAGAACCTGTTTATGAGTAATTTGGTACACTTTGGCAATGCTTGTGTGTGGTGTTAACCCCAGTTTACCTATAGCCTACAAACTGATATGAGTTCTACTGACTGGCTAACTCATGAACTAATTTAAGTTGCATTGAACTTTTTAGCATGCTGGTTTACTTTAACTGTTTCTCAATCAAGATTGACAAACAGTTGTGCATTGGTCTTTGAAATAAGCCATTTAAGATGTGGTCTCTCAGCCTCTGATTTCTTCAGCCTCTAGATCTCAGAGGTGTGTATCTCCTAGTCAGTGCCTTGCCACTGCTAAGGCAAAGATTTAAAGTTGAATCATGCTGATGAGAGATATGACTGTGGGTGCATCTGCTTCGGGGATTTTGGTTTGTATCTGTGGAAATCACCTTTCACTGTCACCAAAATCGTACACtaggaggattttttttgccaAGCACTCTCCAAAATGCCTTTTCTAAGCTGACAAAAGCAGTTTTGGCATCATATTTGTGTTGGTGACGAAGTGTggatttctcctctctgctAGCAAAACCATGCCTGAAGCTTAGAAACCCAATGTATTCTGCTAGTTTGTAAAAGATTAAtgtctgtggggtttttttcatactCAACATGTAGCATATGGAAcataacactttttttcctgttctctttcagtttagGTCTAATATCGGATTCTTTTCATATGTTTTTTGACTGTACTGCTCTATTGGCTGGATTAGCAGCTTCAGTTATTTCAAAATGGAGGTCAAACGATGCTTTCTCATATGGGTAAGAAACTTCAGGCTGTTACCTTAATGTATGACACTAAATGCTTAGGTAGtcatttttcacttaaaaataaaagctttttgcaGAACGTGGAAAAACTATGTTGAaagtgagggttttttttaaggcaagCTGTGTAAACATCTAAGttaatagaaataataacaatataAAGGCATTGCTTTTGGGAAGAAGGTTTATCACTTCCAAGACCTCTCTGATCATACCAGTGGAAACAAGTTAGCGAGCAGAAAGTTGCCCTGTATTAATGCCATGTATTAATGGCAGCAGTGAAGAACAAGCAGCCACATCCTGCATTTGTCCTCACAGTGCAGTGAGGAGCGTTACAGGGACTCCCAGACTGCTGGTGCCCCACTCCTCCTGTGGAACTGAAAGGAGCCAAGTGTCAGTGATGTGCTTTGGAGATTATAAGCCATGACttttggaagcagcaggatTCAGGAGCTGTGAGTGCCTTTAACACAGATCCTCGAGGCTGAGGTGTGTCATCCCATACTGCCCGTGGTGGGGTtacctgctgcagctggtgtTTGACAGGCTCTTGGTTCCACTGAGCGTGGCAGTTGTGCCCTATAAAACAGTACTGGTGGCACAATGTTATTAATTACTGATTAATACTGATTAACAGCAAATGAGTTGTAGCATGGGCATTCCACATAGCGTTATTGATCTGTCAGCATTTAGCTACAGCTGCCTTGCTTAAGTGTGAATCATATAATTTGAAACTTAAAGCCCAGTTTAATTTAGGTGGAAGCTCCAGTGTCCATAGAAATCAATTTAGAAGGAATTGTCCCATGAACTAATTGCAGTGAAAGCATGTTCtgtattaattactgctgagcATTTAAACAGCTGGTGTTCCATTTATCTGAGAACAGACACACTTTATTAAATCTGATGTTTGCTACATTGAAATTACATACTATTCTAACCTAGCAGTTTGTTATTGTCAAAATTTAATGtgtgaaataattaatttctacTTAAAACTTTTACTGAAAATCCACCTTCTAGAGGGGAAGCAAATTAATACATGTCTGTTTGATATTAAACATAACACCAGAAAACATTGATTAGATTTCGCATGTTTATCTTAGTTTGTGGCTTCCAAATTACGTTTATACCTTAAATTTGGGTAGACATTATCTTA encodes:
- the EXTL2 gene encoding exostosin-like 2 is translated as MRCFHFCKLPGRVMGIRLLRFTSVVIIVLLLVAGALTALLPTIKDDKLPNSRREPKTQSQSALDSFTLIMQTYNRTDLLLKLLNHYQAIPHLHKVIVVWNNIGEKTPEEMWNSLGPHPVPVVFKVQTVNRMRNRLQNFPDLETKAVLMMDDDTLVSAHDLAFAFSVWQQFPEHIVGFVPRKHISTPSGVYSYGSFELQNPGFGNGDQYSMVLIGAAFFHRGYLEDFQQQPEAVYALIDETQNCDDIAMNFLVAKHTGKPSGVFVKPVDIRNLEKDTNSGYSGMWHRAEHLLQRSYCVNKLVNIYDGMPLKYSNIMISQFGFPNYANHKNKM